A single genomic interval of Sinorhizobium meliloti harbors:
- a CDS encoding IlvD/Edd family dehydratase, giving the protein MTDKPQRRLRSQDWFDNPDHIDLTALYLERFMNYGVTPEELRCGKPIIGIAQSGSDLTPCNRVHMDLAKRVRDGIRDAGGIPIEFPTHPIFENCKRPTAALDRNLAYLGLVEILYGYPLDGVVLTTGCDKTTPSALMAASTVDIPAIVLSGGPMLDGWHEGDLVGSGTVIWRMRRKLAAGEIDREEFMQAALDSAPSVGHCNTMGTASTMNAMAEALGMSLTGCGAIPAAYRERGQMAYRTGRRAVELVFEDLKPSDILTREAFLNAVRVNSAIGGSTNAQPHLAAMAKHAGVELYPDDWQVHGFDIPLLANIQPAGAYLGERYHRAGGTPAIMWELLKAGKLDGGCRTVTGKTMAENLEGRESTDREVIRPFNEPLKEKAGFLVLKGNLFDFAIMKMSVVSDDFRKRYLQEPGREGVFEGKAVVFDGSEDYHKRINDPELEIDENTILVIRGAGPLGWPGSAEVVNMQPPDHLLKRGIRSLPTIGDGRQSGTADSPSILNASPESAAGGGLAWLRSGDVIRIDFNLGRCDMLVSDEDIERRKADGIPAVPADATPWQRIYRKSVTQLSDGAVLEGAADFRQIAKNTPRHNH; this is encoded by the coding sequence ATGACTGACAAACCCCAGCGCCGCCTGCGCTCACAGGACTGGTTCGACAATCCGGACCATATCGATCTGACGGCGCTCTATCTGGAGCGCTTCATGAACTACGGCGTGACGCCGGAGGAATTGCGTTGCGGCAAGCCCATCATCGGCATTGCCCAAAGCGGCAGCGATCTCACCCCATGCAATCGGGTGCACATGGATCTGGCGAAGCGCGTTCGCGACGGCATCCGCGATGCCGGGGGGATTCCGATCGAGTTCCCGACGCATCCGATTTTCGAGAACTGCAAGCGCCCGACGGCCGCCCTCGATCGCAACCTCGCTTATCTCGGCCTCGTTGAAATTCTCTACGGCTATCCGCTGGATGGCGTGGTGCTGACCACCGGCTGCGACAAGACCACTCCGTCCGCCCTGATGGCGGCCTCGACGGTCGACATCCCGGCGATCGTGCTCTCCGGCGGCCCCATGCTCGACGGCTGGCACGAAGGCGATCTCGTCGGCTCCGGCACGGTGATCTGGCGCATGCGCCGCAAGCTCGCGGCAGGCGAGATCGACCGCGAGGAGTTCATGCAGGCAGCGCTCGATTCGGCTCCCTCCGTCGGCCATTGCAACACCATGGGCACGGCTTCGACAATGAACGCGATGGCCGAAGCGCTCGGCATGTCGCTCACCGGTTGCGGCGCCATCCCCGCTGCCTATCGCGAGCGCGGGCAGATGGCCTATCGTACAGGGCGCCGCGCCGTGGAACTCGTCTTCGAGGACCTCAAGCCATCCGACATCCTGACCCGGGAAGCCTTTCTCAACGCCGTGCGCGTCAACTCGGCGATCGGCGGTTCGACCAATGCCCAGCCGCATCTTGCGGCCATGGCGAAGCATGCCGGCGTCGAGCTTTACCCGGATGACTGGCAGGTCCATGGTTTCGATATCCCGCTGCTCGCCAATATCCAGCCGGCGGGTGCCTATCTCGGCGAACGCTATCACCGCGCCGGCGGCACACCTGCCATCATGTGGGAGCTCCTGAAGGCTGGGAAGCTCGACGGCGGCTGTCGCACCGTCACGGGAAAAACCATGGCCGAGAACCTCGAAGGGCGCGAATCCACCGATCGCGAAGTCATTCGCCCCTTCAACGAGCCCCTCAAGGAAAAGGCAGGCTTCCTGGTCCTGAAGGGCAATCTCTTCGACTTCGCCATCATGAAGATGAGTGTCGTCTCCGACGATTTCAGGAAGCGCTATCTTCAGGAGCCGGGCCGCGAGGGCGTTTTCGAGGGCAAGGCCGTGGTCTTCGATGGCTCGGAGGACTACCACAAGCGCATCAACGACCCTGAACTCGAAATCGATGAGAACACCATCCTGGTGATCCGCGGCGCCGGCCCGCTCGGCTGGCCGGGGTCGGCGGAAGTCGTGAACATGCAGCCGCCGGATCACCTCTTGAAACGCGGCATCCGGAGCCTGCCCACCATCGGTGACGGCCGTCAATCCGGCACGGCCGACAGCCCCTCCATCCTGAACGCCTCGCCGGAGAGTGCGGCCGGCGGCGGCCTCGCCTGGCTGCGGAGCGGTGACGTGATCCGCATCGACTTCAACCTGGGGCGCTGCGACATGCTGGTTTCCGACGAGGACATCGAAAGACGCAAGGCGGACGGCATTCCCGCCGTGCCGGCCGATGCCACGCCCTGGCAGCGCATCTACCGCAAGTCCGTCACCCAGCTTTCCGACGGCGCGGTGCTCGAAGGCGCAGCAGACTTCCGGCAGATCGCCAAGAATACGCCCCGCCATAATCACTAG
- a CDS encoding FadR/GntR family transcriptional regulator encodes MAAMDFGQISRSEHLPARIAAKIGREITEGRIAPGEKLPTEHLLATTFGVSRSVVREAIAQLRNEGLVETRQGVGAFATEIERRQSLRIEQGDLANRGSFRDLFQLRIPLEVEAARLAAIHHTPQELGKIDEALHQMTGAEKWTEQGIVADLAFHRAIAAATHNEYFLLFIGFIAERISLAINAARAAAILEEIVEVTIAEHVSIRDGVAARDPAKAEEAMRNHLNGAAARLDLTIESFSS; translated from the coding sequence TTGGCGGCAATGGATTTCGGCCAGATCAGCAGGAGCGAGCATTTGCCCGCGCGCATCGCGGCGAAGATCGGCAGGGAGATCACCGAAGGACGTATCGCACCCGGAGAGAAACTGCCGACGGAGCATCTGCTCGCCACGACCTTCGGAGTCAGCCGCTCGGTGGTGCGGGAGGCGATAGCTCAATTGCGAAATGAGGGCCTGGTGGAAACGCGCCAGGGCGTCGGTGCCTTCGCCACGGAAATCGAGCGCCGGCAATCGCTTCGTATAGAGCAGGGAGATCTCGCCAATCGGGGAAGTTTCCGGGATCTGTTTCAGCTCCGTATTCCGCTTGAGGTGGAGGCGGCCCGGCTTGCGGCGATCCATCATACGCCGCAGGAATTGGGCAAGATCGACGAGGCGTTGCATCAGATGACCGGCGCGGAAAAATGGACGGAGCAGGGGATCGTCGCCGACCTCGCATTTCATCGGGCGATTGCGGCGGCCACCCATAACGAATATTTCCTGCTTTTCATCGGATTCATCGCCGAGCGGATCAGCCTGGCGATCAACGCGGCACGCGCCGCTGCAATTCTGGAGGAGATCGTCGAAGTCACGATTGCGGAACATGTCTCTATCCGAGATGGCGTGGCGGCGCGGGATCCGGCCAAGGCCGAGGAGGCGATGCGCAACCATCTGAACGGGGCGGCGGCCCGCCTGGACCTGACGATTGAAAGCTTTTCGTCCTGA
- a CDS encoding NAD(P)-dependent oxidoreductase: MSGKTKIAFLGTGLMGAPMARRLLGAGFPVTVWNRDAAKAEPLAADGAEIAASPADAVAGAAVAFTMLTNGQAVSEVLFERGVADGLAEGTIVVDCSSIAPQIAREHARRLAEKGIRHLDAPVSGGVVGAAAGTLAIMAGGDGAAVESLKDVFAALGRVTHVGPSGAGQVCKLANQQIVAVTIGAVAEAMILVEAGGASRAAFRDAIRGGFAESRILELHGARMVERNFVPGGASNNQLKDLNAVMAMADGLSLELPLTRQVRQEFADFVESGGGEQDHSGLLLHLEKLNPRN, from the coding sequence GTGAGCGGGAAGACGAAGATTGCGTTTCTCGGCACTGGCTTGATGGGGGCACCGATGGCGCGGCGCCTGCTCGGGGCCGGTTTTCCGGTTACGGTGTGGAACCGTGACGCCGCCAAGGCCGAGCCGCTGGCCGCCGACGGTGCTGAAATCGCTGCCTCGCCGGCCGATGCCGTCGCCGGCGCAGCTGTCGCCTTCACCATGCTGACCAACGGCCAGGCCGTATCGGAGGTCCTGTTCGAGCGCGGCGTCGCCGATGGCCTCGCCGAAGGTACGATCGTCGTGGATTGCAGCTCCATAGCCCCGCAGATCGCCCGCGAACATGCGCGCAGATTGGCGGAAAAGGGCATCCGTCACCTCGACGCACCGGTTTCAGGCGGCGTGGTCGGCGCGGCCGCCGGTACGCTCGCCATCATGGCCGGCGGCGATGGCGCCGCGGTCGAAAGCCTGAAGGACGTTTTTGCGGCACTCGGTCGCGTAACCCACGTTGGCCCGAGCGGTGCCGGCCAGGTCTGCAAGCTCGCCAACCAACAGATCGTCGCCGTGACCATCGGCGCGGTGGCCGAAGCCATGATCCTGGTGGAAGCCGGCGGTGCCTCGCGCGCGGCTTTTCGGGACGCGATCCGCGGCGGTTTCGCCGAAAGCCGGATCCTCGAACTGCACGGCGCCCGTATGGTGGAGCGCAACTTCGTGCCCGGTGGCGCTTCGAACAACCAGCTGAAGGACCTGAACGCCGTGATGGCCATGGCGGATGGGCTCTCCCTCGAGCTTCCCCTGACCAGGCAAGTGCGGCAGGAATTTGCCGATTTCGTCGAGTCCGGCGGCGGCGAACAGGACCACAGCGGACTGCTTCTGCATCTCGAAAAGCTCAACCCAAGGAATTAG
- a CDS encoding FAD-binding oxidoreductase — protein sequence MTSAGTIEDVKGPAELRLVLRQMLGEDIVLSETEEMLRYCRDWHGDVTSGTVAVIRPRSTEQVAAAVKACRELGLSIVPQGGNTGLVLGAIPDAPERQVVLSLSRMNRIRKIDPADFSAVVESGCILSELKDAIAEMGMFFPLALGAQGSCQIGGNVSTNAGGINVLRYGMTRELVLGLEVVLPDGSILEGLSTLRKDNRGIDLKQLFIGAEGTLGIITAVSIKLTPYPDHVATALLGLASLEDAIKLYRRARRDCCDLMSAFEFMPPLAFTLAQEAMPDLPIPISAEYPAYVLMEISGSGLVDVDDLMQRFLEGVMEEGLVLDGTIAASQTQARNLWLIREGMNEGQAKRGAHMRTDISVPLSQLASFVDEAEKAVSDALPGAVSVSYGHVGDGNVHLNVLPPAGSTPDERIELIYKAKTVVNEVLDRYTGSISAEHGIGRLKRPDFDARLPETRRKLLTALKHAVDPEMIMNPGCQLRF from the coding sequence ATGACGAGCGCAGGCACGATAGAGGATGTGAAGGGCCCTGCGGAACTGCGCCTGGTGCTACGTCAGATGCTCGGCGAGGATATCGTGCTGAGCGAAACGGAGGAAATGCTCCGTTACTGCCGCGACTGGCATGGCGACGTAACCAGCGGCACCGTGGCGGTGATTCGTCCGCGCTCGACGGAGCAGGTGGCGGCGGCCGTGAAGGCCTGCCGTGAGCTTGGGCTTTCGATCGTGCCGCAGGGCGGCAATACCGGCCTCGTGCTCGGCGCGATCCCCGATGCTCCGGAGAGGCAGGTCGTGCTTTCTCTCTCTCGCATGAACCGCATCCGCAAGATCGATCCGGCCGACTTTTCGGCGGTGGTCGAGTCCGGCTGCATCCTGTCCGAACTCAAGGATGCGATTGCGGAGATGGGCATGTTCTTTCCGCTTGCACTCGGTGCGCAGGGAAGCTGCCAGATCGGTGGAAATGTTTCGACGAATGCCGGCGGCATCAACGTGCTCCGCTACGGCATGACCCGCGAATTGGTGCTGGGACTTGAAGTGGTCCTCCCGGACGGCAGCATCCTCGAAGGTCTGTCGACGTTGAGAAAGGACAATCGCGGCATCGACCTGAAGCAGCTTTTCATCGGTGCGGAAGGCACGCTCGGCATCATCACCGCCGTCTCCATCAAGCTGACGCCCTATCCGGATCACGTGGCCACGGCGCTGCTCGGTCTTGCCTCCCTGGAAGATGCCATCAAGCTCTATCGCCGGGCGCGTCGGGACTGCTGCGACCTGATGTCGGCCTTCGAATTCATGCCGCCGCTCGCCTTCACCTTGGCGCAGGAGGCGATGCCGGATTTGCCGATCCCGATCTCGGCGGAATATCCAGCCTATGTGCTGATGGAGATCTCCGGCTCCGGCCTCGTCGATGTCGACGATCTGATGCAGCGCTTCCTCGAAGGTGTGATGGAGGAAGGGCTCGTCCTCGACGGAACGATCGCCGCCTCGCAGACGCAGGCGCGCAATCTTTGGTTGATCCGCGAGGGCATGAACGAAGGCCAGGCGAAACGCGGCGCTCATATGCGCACCGATATCTCCGTTCCGCTCTCGCAGCTGGCATCCTTCGTAGATGAGGCGGAAAAGGCGGTCTCCGACGCACTTCCCGGCGCCGTCAGCGTTTCCTATGGCCATGTCGGCGACGGCAATGTGCATCTCAACGTCCTGCCGCCGGCCGGCAGTACGCCCGACGAGCGGATTGAATTGATCTACAAGGCCAAGACGGTCGTGAACGAGGTGCTCGATCGCTATACCGGAAGCATCAGCGCCGAGCACGGTATCGGGCGCCTTAAGCGACCGGATTTCGACGCCAGGCTGCCGGAGACCCGCCGAAAGCTGTTGACGGCGCTCAAGCATGCCGTTGACCCGGAGATGATCATGAATCCCGGTTGTCAACTGAGATTCTAA
- the otsA gene encoding alpha,alpha-trehalose-phosphate synthase (UDP-forming), which translates to MSRLVIVSNRVPVPDKGGIAPAGGLAVALKVALEEHGGIWMGWSGQSSGEHEPQPLAQLQQGNITYALTDLTDTDVGEYYHGFANRVLWPICHYRLDLAEYGRKEMAGYFRVNRFFAHRLAPLVRPDDVIWVHDYHLIPLAAELRQMGLKNRIGFFLHIPWPPADVLFTMPVHEEIMRGLSHYDVVGFQTDHDLENFAGCLRREGIGDELGGGRFSAYGRVFKGGIYAIGIETAAFAEFAKNALTNKTVRKARESIEHRSLIIGVDRLDYSKGITQRIDAFERFIQANPAQQGRVTYLQITPKSRSEVPEYEAMQRTVAEQAGRVNGALGAVDWVPIRYINRSVGRHILAGLYRLGKVGLVTPLRDGMNLVAKEYVAAQDPDDPGVLVLSRFAGAARDLRGALLVNPYDIEGTANAMARALSMPLEERKDRWKTMMDHLLEHDVSRWCRDFLNDLTTSPDTSR; encoded by the coding sequence ATGAGCCGTCTCGTCATTGTTTCCAACCGTGTACCCGTTCCGGACAAGGGCGGCATTGCGCCTGCCGGCGGGCTGGCGGTCGCGCTGAAAGTCGCCCTTGAAGAGCATGGCGGCATCTGGATGGGCTGGTCGGGACAATCGAGCGGAGAGCACGAGCCGCAGCCGCTTGCTCAGTTGCAGCAAGGCAATATCACCTATGCGCTCACGGATCTGACCGATACCGACGTCGGAGAGTACTATCACGGCTTCGCCAACCGGGTTCTTTGGCCTATCTGCCACTACCGGCTTGATCTTGCCGAATACGGTCGCAAGGAGATGGCCGGCTATTTCCGCGTCAACCGCTTCTTTGCCCATCGGCTGGCGCCGCTCGTCAGGCCCGATGACGTGATCTGGGTTCACGACTACCACTTGATCCCGCTCGCCGCGGAACTGCGCCAAATGGGCTTGAAGAACCGGATCGGCTTCTTTCTCCACATTCCCTGGCCGCCTGCCGACGTGCTCTTCACGATGCCCGTTCACGAGGAGATCATGCGCGGCCTGTCGCACTACGACGTCGTCGGTTTCCAGACCGATCATGATCTTGAGAACTTCGCCGGCTGCCTGCGGCGGGAGGGCATCGGCGATGAACTCGGTGGAGGCCGCTTCAGCGCCTATGGCCGTGTGTTCAAGGGCGGCATATATGCAATCGGCATCGAGACTGCCGCCTTTGCCGAATTCGCCAAAAACGCGTTGACCAACAAGACCGTCAGGAAAGCGCGTGAAAGCATCGAACACCGAAGCCTGATCATCGGTGTCGATCGCCTCGATTATTCAAAAGGGATCACGCAGCGCATCGACGCGTTCGAGCGTTTCATCCAGGCCAATCCAGCCCAGCAGGGGCGTGTCACCTATCTGCAGATCACGCCGAAGTCGCGCTCCGAAGTGCCGGAATACGAAGCCATGCAGCGCACCGTGGCCGAACAGGCCGGCAGGGTGAACGGCGCGCTCGGCGCAGTCGACTGGGTGCCCATACGCTATATCAACCGCTCGGTGGGCCGGCATATTCTTGCAGGGCTTTACCGGCTTGGCAAAGTCGGCCTCGTGACACCGCTTCGAGACGGGATGAACCTGGTTGCAAAGGAATATGTGGCCGCGCAGGACCCCGACGATCCGGGCGTGCTTGTGCTTTCGCGCTTCGCCGGAGCCGCCCGCGATCTGAGAGGTGCCCTGCTCGTCAACCCCTACGACATTGAGGGTACCGCAAACGCCATGGCGCGGGCACTCAGCATGCCGCTGGAAGAGCGGAAGGATCGCTGGAAGACGATGATGGATCACTTGCTGGAACACGACGTTTCGCGCTGGTGCCGGGATTTTCTGAATGATCTGACGACCTCACCGGATACGTCGCGTTAG
- the denD gene encoding D-erythronate dehydrogenase, producing the protein MHILIIGAAGMVGRKLTQLLVKDGALGGRPVEKLTLVDVVTPERPQGFPGTVVAREGDLSASGEAEKLVAGRPDVIFHLAAIVSGEAELDFDKGYRINLEGTRYLFDAIRLAHDQDGYKPRLVFTSSIAVVGAPLPFPIPDDYHLTPLTSYGTQKAICELLLSDYSRRGFFDGIGIRLPTICIRPGKPNKAASGFFSNILREPLVGQEAVLPVSEDVRHWHTSPRSAVGFLIHGATIDLEKVGPRRNLSMPGLSATVGEQIEALRRVAGEEAVKLIRREPDEMIMKMVAGWAPGFEAKRATELGFTAEKSFDEIIRVHIEDELGGKL; encoded by the coding sequence ATGCATATCCTGATCATCGGCGCTGCCGGCATGGTCGGCCGCAAGCTCACGCAGCTCCTCGTCAAGGACGGCGCTCTCGGCGGAAGGCCGGTGGAGAAGCTGACGCTCGTGGACGTGGTGACACCAGAAAGGCCGCAGGGTTTTCCCGGTACCGTCGTTGCACGCGAAGGCGATCTTTCCGCTTCCGGCGAAGCCGAGAAGCTCGTCGCGGGGCGCCCGGATGTCATTTTTCATCTGGCGGCAATCGTCTCGGGTGAAGCCGAGCTCGATTTCGACAAGGGCTACCGGATCAATCTCGAGGGCACGCGCTATCTCTTCGATGCGATCCGCCTTGCTCACGATCAGGATGGCTACAAGCCTCGCCTTGTCTTCACCTCGTCGATCGCCGTGGTCGGAGCGCCGCTCCCCTTCCCCATTCCGGACGATTATCATCTTACTCCGCTCACGAGCTACGGCACCCAGAAAGCGATCTGCGAGCTGCTGCTCTCCGACTACAGCCGCCGCGGCTTCTTCGATGGCATCGGCATCCGCCTGCCGACGATTTGCATCCGGCCCGGCAAGCCCAACAAGGCGGCTTCCGGCTTCTTCTCCAATATCCTGCGCGAGCCGCTGGTCGGCCAGGAAGCCGTGCTGCCAGTTTCGGAGGATGTCCGCCACTGGCACACTTCGCCGCGTTCGGCGGTCGGCTTCCTCATCCATGGCGCGACCATCGACCTTGAAAAGGTCGGCCCGCGGCGCAACCTTTCCATGCCGGGTCTCAGTGCCACCGTGGGCGAGCAGATCGAAGCGCTGCGCCGCGTTGCCGGCGAAGAGGCCGTGAAGCTCATCCGCCGCGAACCCGACGAGATGATCATGAAGATGGTCGCCGGTTGGGCGCCGGGCTTCGAGGCCAAACGCGCCACCGAACTTGGCTTCACTGCCGAAAAGAGTTTCGATGAGATTATCCGCGTGCACATCGAGGACGAACTGGGAGGGAAGCTGTGA
- a CDS encoding TRAP transporter small permease: MQKAIDTFYKLLELLLIVLLAGMAVMVFLNVVLRYGFNSGINVSDEMSRYFFVWLTFIGAVVTFRENSHVGVETLVSLFGRKGRIICMILSNIVVIAVSAIFFWGTWKQSPINASMAAPVTGISMLWVYGIGYFTGAGVVLIALERLFRLLTGRVTEEEIAAFAGENMSLEQLAERT, from the coding sequence ATGCAAAAAGCGATCGATACGTTCTATAAACTGCTCGAGCTGCTCTTGATCGTGCTGCTCGCTGGCATGGCGGTGATGGTGTTCCTGAACGTCGTGCTGCGCTACGGCTTCAACTCCGGCATCAACGTCTCGGACGAGATGTCACGGTATTTCTTCGTGTGGCTCACCTTCATTGGTGCGGTTGTCACCTTCCGTGAAAATTCGCATGTCGGGGTCGAGACCTTGGTCTCGCTGTTCGGCCGTAAGGGCCGCATCATCTGCATGATCCTCTCCAATATCGTCGTCATCGCCGTGTCGGCGATCTTCTTCTGGGGCACCTGGAAGCAATCGCCGATCAATGCCTCGATGGCCGCACCCGTTACCGGCATCTCGATGCTGTGGGTCTACGGGATCGGATATTTCACCGGAGCGGGCGTGGTCCTGATCGCGCTCGAGCGCCTTTTCCGCCTGCTGACGGGGCGCGTCACGGAAGAAGAAATCGCCGCCTTCGCCGGTGAAAACATGTCTCTCGAGCAGCTGGCGGAGCGCACTTAA
- a CDS encoding fumarylacetoacetate hydrolase family protein, translated as MSGGFLVSFEQALSAESIQPADASGAMLVGRVWSKTAGGPCPVLISDGEVFDLTPLAATISELLEIDGVVDALRDPSRFASLGSLDAFLRGEAGDLLAPADLQAVKAAGVTFADSMLERVIEEQAKGDPLRAQEIRGRLAPVLGDNLKGLVAGSDKAAEVKKLLQELGLWSQYLEVGIGPDAEIFTKAQPMSSVGCGAYIGIHPKSDWNNPEPEVVLAVTSKGRIVGATLGNDVNLRDFEGRSALLLSKAKDNNASCSIGPFIRLFDGAFTIEDVKQAEVSLLVDGKEGFKMTGVSPMSAISRSPEDLVSQLLNDNHQYPDGVVFFLGTMFAPVKDRRGAGLGFTHEIGDRVEISTPRLGRLVNWVDHSDRCPKWSFGLGALMKNLAERGLLQAKREG; from the coding sequence ATGAGTGGAGGATTTCTCGTGAGTTTCGAACAGGCACTGAGCGCCGAATCAATCCAGCCCGCGGACGCATCCGGCGCGATGCTCGTCGGGCGCGTCTGGTCCAAAACCGCCGGCGGACCTTGCCCGGTCCTGATCTCGGATGGAGAGGTTTTCGACCTGACCCCACTCGCAGCAACGATTTCCGAGCTTCTTGAGATCGACGGCGTTGTCGACGCCCTGCGCGACCCGTCGCGCTTTGCCAGCCTCGGCTCTCTCGATGCATTCCTTCGTGGCGAGGCGGGCGATCTTCTGGCGCCTGCCGATCTGCAGGCCGTCAAGGCGGCTGGCGTCACCTTTGCGGACAGCATGCTGGAGCGGGTGATCGAGGAGCAGGCCAAGGGCGATCCGCTGCGCGCGCAGGAAATTCGCGGCCGGCTGGCCCCCGTCCTCGGCGACAATCTCAAAGGCCTCGTAGCCGGCTCCGACAAGGCCGCCGAGGTCAAGAAACTGCTCCAGGAGCTCGGTCTTTGGTCGCAGTACCTCGAAGTGGGTATCGGTCCCGATGCTGAAATCTTCACCAAGGCGCAGCCCATGTCTTCGGTCGGTTGTGGTGCTTATATCGGTATCCACCCCAAATCCGACTGGAACAATCCGGAGCCGGAGGTGGTGCTTGCCGTCACGTCGAAGGGCAGGATCGTCGGTGCGACGCTCGGCAACGACGTCAATCTTCGGGACTTCGAAGGCCGCTCCGCACTGCTTCTCAGCAAGGCGAAGGACAATAATGCGTCCTGCTCGATTGGCCCCTTCATCCGGCTCTTCGACGGTGCTTTCACGATCGAGGACGTGAAACAGGCGGAAGTCTCGCTTCTCGTCGACGGCAAAGAGGGTTTCAAGATGACCGGCGTCAGCCCGATGTCGGCCATCAGCCGCAGCCCGGAAGACCTCGTTTCGCAACTTCTCAACGACAACCACCAGTATCCGGATGGCGTGGTCTTCTTCCTCGGAACGATGTTTGCGCCAGTGAAGGATCGTCGGGGCGCCGGGCTCGGTTTCACCCATGAAATCGGAGACCGGGTCGAGATCTCGACGCCGCGCCTCGGACGCCTGGTGAATTGGGTCGATCATAGCGACCGCTGCCCGAAATGGAGCTTCGGCCTGGGCGCTCTGATGAAGAACCTGGCCGAACGCGGGCTCTTGCAGGCGAAACGGGAGGGCTAG